The following proteins come from a genomic window of Streptomyces sp. GS7:
- a CDS encoding urease subunit gamma, with translation MHLTPHEQERLMIHVAADVAEKRRARGIRLNYPEVIALLTVHVLEGAREGRTVAELMSSGKKLLTREEVMEGVPEMIKNVQVEATFPDGTKLVTIHDPFPEAGEEDKPLVSPGKVDYFENDKEPADELVCFNEGREVTALTVNNPCDRPVQVGSHYHFFEANPGLDFVRDAAWGKRLHVPAGSSVRFEPNVPEDVELVPIEGKRVVHGLRGQVGGPLDSVQDSSDEVGGELDD, from the coding sequence ATGCACCTGACTCCACACGAACAAGAGCGCCTGATGATCCATGTGGCGGCGGATGTCGCCGAGAAACGTCGCGCCCGGGGGATTCGACTCAACTACCCCGAGGTCATTGCGCTGTTAACCGTCCACGTCCTTGAAGGTGCTCGCGAGGGGAGAACCGTCGCCGAGCTCATGTCCTCCGGGAAGAAGCTGCTGACCCGGGAGGAGGTCATGGAGGGCGTCCCGGAGATGATCAAGAACGTGCAGGTGGAGGCTACGTTCCCCGACGGCACGAAGCTGGTCACCATCCACGATCCCTTCCCCGAAGCGGGCGAGGAGGACAAGCCGCTCGTCTCCCCGGGCAAGGTTGACTACTTCGAGAACGACAAGGAGCCGGCCGACGAGCTTGTGTGCTTCAACGAGGGCCGCGAGGTCACTGCCCTGACCGTGAACAACCCGTGCGACCGCCCCGTCCAGGTCGGTTCCCACTACCACTTCTTCGAAGCCAACCCCGGCCTGGACTTCGTCCGTGACGCCGCCTGGGGCAAGCGCCTCCACGTCCCGGCCGGTAGCTCGGTACGCTTCGAGCCCAATGTGCCCGAGGACGTCGAGCTCGTGCCCATCGAGGGCAAGCGTGTGGTGCACGGCCTGCGCGGCCAGGTCGGCGGCCCCCTCGACAGTGTCCAGGATTCGTCCGATGAGGTCGGGGGTGAGCTCGATGACTGA